A DNA window from Bdellovibrio sp. BCCA contains the following coding sequences:
- a CDS encoding 2-oxoglutarate dehydrogenase E1 component, which translates to MNNTGINRANLEYIEQLYADFKTNPESLAPEWKSFFEGVEFAQDGKFGMSDKELSVFQLIQAYRADGHTEANLNPLYAPQTSELLALKRFGLSEKDLSAKFQVGSLIGKQGATLSDIIAHLKKTYCGTISLQASDATPKEYQWLQQEFEGNGFKLSLDDKKNALQSLTKAESLEKFIHTRYVGTKRFSVEGADSFLPMMEALVNKGTSMNVKEVFVGMAHRGRVNLLVNFFGKGEEYVFGDFNGPLQLESPVEDFDNDVKYHLGYVTEKKTAAGSCKVTMAYNPSHLETVNAVAVGMARAAQDKMGDENRKQVIPILVHGDAAFAGQGIVQEVLQMAGVKPHTVGGTIHLILDNQVGFTTNGFDTRSTRYASDTAKMTFTPVLHVNGDDVESCVRAMDIALRYRQEFGKDVVINMICYRKYGHNEGDEPAFTQPQMYELIKAHATVRELYAKKLVAEGSLDQKFIDDLYAKAMDRLQSIYEETKKNPPKLKNFKFEGSWKGLRKATDADFEKTADTTFDLATLKKIGEKIGSFPEGFTPHPKLIKLLETRKAMGAGKEMIDWGMGELLAYGSLLSEGTSVRLTGEDCVRGTFTHRHAGMYDFKTNKAYFPLADLNPKAKLLVAESILSEYGVVGYEYGYSVQDPRSLVMWEAQFGDFVNGAQIVIDQYIAAGETKWQQMSGLVMLLPHGYEGQGPEHSSARLERFLQSGAQNNMQVCNLTTPAQIYHALRRQMHRDFRKPLIVMSPKSLLRHPRAVSSIEDLAKGHFQEVIADTVDKSKVDTVVFVSGKLYYELLEEREKTKKDGIALVRLEQLYPFPAKQVTEVLKSYPKAKTLIWAQEEPKNMGAFQSVYFKFVDVVSKAGLKLGFEYVGRPERSSPATGSIHRHKIEQAEIVKSIFGA; encoded by the coding sequence GTGAATAACACTGGCATCAATCGTGCGAACCTAGAGTACATCGAACAGCTCTATGCAGATTTCAAAACCAATCCGGAATCTTTGGCTCCTGAATGGAAAAGTTTTTTTGAGGGCGTTGAATTTGCCCAAGACGGTAAGTTCGGAATGTCCGACAAAGAGCTTTCTGTTTTCCAATTGATTCAAGCTTACAGAGCTGATGGTCACACGGAAGCAAATCTCAATCCTCTTTATGCTCCTCAAACCAGTGAATTGCTTGCTTTGAAACGTTTTGGTTTGAGTGAAAAAGATTTGAGCGCGAAATTCCAAGTGGGATCTTTGATCGGCAAACAAGGTGCAACACTTTCTGATATCATCGCGCACCTTAAGAAAACTTATTGCGGAACAATTTCCTTGCAAGCTTCTGATGCAACTCCAAAAGAGTATCAATGGTTGCAACAAGAATTTGAAGGCAATGGTTTCAAACTTTCTTTGGACGACAAGAAAAATGCTCTGCAATCTTTGACGAAGGCAGAGTCTTTAGAAAAATTCATCCACACTCGTTACGTAGGAACAAAGCGTTTCTCTGTCGAGGGTGCGGATTCTTTCTTGCCAATGATGGAAGCTCTTGTGAACAAGGGCACAAGCATGAACGTGAAAGAAGTGTTCGTTGGCATGGCCCACCGTGGTCGCGTGAACCTTCTAGTGAATTTCTTTGGTAAAGGTGAAGAGTACGTTTTTGGTGACTTCAACGGTCCTTTGCAATTGGAATCTCCTGTTGAAGATTTCGATAACGACGTGAAATATCACTTAGGCTATGTCACTGAAAAGAAGACAGCGGCAGGTTCTTGCAAAGTGACGATGGCGTACAACCCTTCTCACCTTGAAACTGTGAATGCGGTGGCTGTCGGTATGGCTCGCGCGGCTCAAGACAAAATGGGCGATGAAAATCGCAAGCAAGTTATTCCTATTTTGGTTCACGGAGATGCGGCGTTTGCGGGCCAAGGCATCGTGCAAGAAGTTTTGCAAATGGCGGGAGTAAAACCTCACACTGTCGGCGGAACGATTCATCTTATCTTGGACAACCAAGTTGGTTTCACGACAAACGGTTTTGACACTCGCTCAACTCGTTACGCTTCTGATACAGCGAAAATGACTTTCACACCGGTTCTTCACGTGAACGGTGATGATGTTGAAAGCTGCGTGCGTGCGATGGACATCGCTCTTCGTTACCGTCAAGAGTTTGGCAAAGATGTTGTGATCAACATGATCTGCTATCGTAAATACGGTCACAACGAAGGTGACGAACCTGCCTTCACTCAACCGCAAATGTATGAGCTTATCAAAGCTCACGCGACAGTTCGCGAACTTTACGCGAAGAAATTGGTTGCTGAAGGCAGCTTGGATCAAAAATTTATCGACGACCTTTACGCAAAAGCGATGGATCGTCTTCAGTCTATTTACGAAGAAACGAAAAAGAATCCTCCTAAGCTTAAAAACTTCAAGTTTGAAGGAAGCTGGAAGGGTCTTCGTAAAGCAACAGATGCTGACTTTGAAAAAACAGCCGACACAACATTCGACTTAGCGACTTTGAAAAAGATCGGCGAGAAAATCGGTTCTTTCCCTGAGGGCTTCACTCCTCATCCAAAATTGATCAAACTTCTTGAGACACGCAAAGCGATGGGTGCCGGAAAAGAAATGATTGATTGGGGCATGGGTGAACTTCTTGCTTACGGTTCTTTGCTTTCTGAAGGCACGAGCGTTCGTTTGACGGGTGAAGACTGCGTTCGCGGTACATTCACTCACCGTCATGCGGGTATGTATGATTTCAAAACGAACAAAGCTTACTTCCCTCTTGCGGATCTAAATCCAAAAGCAAAATTGCTTGTGGCAGAAAGTATTCTTTCAGAGTACGGCGTCGTCGGCTACGAATACGGTTACTCTGTTCAAGATCCTCGCAGTCTTGTGATGTGGGAAGCGCAATTCGGTGACTTCGTGAATGGCGCGCAGATCGTGATTGATCAGTACATCGCTGCTGGCGAAACAAAATGGCAACAAATGAGCGGTCTTGTGATGCTTCTGCCTCACGGTTATGAAGGTCAAGGACCAGAGCACTCTTCTGCACGTCTTGAAAGATTCTTGCAGTCTGGTGCGCAAAACAATATGCAAGTGTGCAACTTGACGACTCCGGCGCAAATCTATCACGCCCTTCGCCGTCAAATGCACAGAGACTTCCGTAAACCGTTGATCGTGATGTCACCAAAATCTTTGTTGCGTCACCCTCGCGCGGTTTCTTCGATTGAAGATCTTGCAAAAGGTCACTTCCAAGAAGTGATCGCTGACACTGTTGATAAATCCAAAGTGGACACGGTTGTGTTCGTTTCTGGTAAACTTTATTACGAGCTTCTTGAGGAAAGAGAAAAAACGAAGAAGGACGGTATCGCCCTTGTTCGCCTTGAGCAGCTTTATCCGTTCCCTGCAAAACAAGTGACTGAAGTTTTGAAGTCTTACCCTAAGGCGAAAACTTTAATCTGGGCACAGGAAGAACCTAAGAACATGGGTGCTTTCCAAAGCGTTTACTTTAAGTTTGTCGACGTGGTGTCTAAAGCAGGTTTGAAACTTGGTTTTGAGTATGTGGGCCGTCCTGAGAGATCTTCTCCTGCGACAGGATCTATCCACAGACACAAAATCGAACAAGCGGAAATTGTTAAATCTATTTTTGGCGCTTAG
- a CDS encoding ABC transporter permease — MKIAWTSAIKGFWVPAAILIVWELVVRFGGVNPQVLPAPTAVLMKWYEYLKPYEAYDPAQGSYIKWLFSGELIRDLIASSYRVAVGFIIGAGLALPLGLLMGASTHIYDYFNPLIQVLRPIPPIAFIPLAILWFGLGDPPAVFLISLGAFFPVLMNTIVGVRAVDSIYIRAARNLGANPRVMFLKVILPAAMPYILSGVRIGIGTGFICMIVAEMIAVNNGLGYRILEAREYFWSDKIIAGMFSIGLLGLAIDTGVSRLNNYLLRWHRGLE, encoded by the coding sequence TTGAAAATAGCATGGACGTCGGCCATAAAAGGATTTTGGGTGCCCGCTGCCATACTGATTGTGTGGGAGCTTGTTGTGCGTTTCGGAGGAGTGAACCCTCAAGTGCTGCCGGCACCTACTGCTGTTTTGATGAAATGGTATGAATATCTGAAACCATACGAAGCTTATGATCCCGCGCAAGGCTCTTACATTAAATGGCTTTTTTCCGGAGAACTTATCCGTGATCTTATCGCAAGTTCTTATCGTGTCGCCGTGGGATTTATCATCGGCGCGGGACTCGCACTGCCTTTAGGTCTTTTGATGGGAGCAAGCACTCATATTTATGATTACTTTAATCCTCTGATTCAAGTGCTTCGTCCGATTCCTCCGATTGCTTTTATTCCGTTAGCTATTTTGTGGTTTGGTCTTGGGGACCCTCCCGCGGTTTTTCTGATCAGTCTGGGCGCTTTCTTTCCGGTATTAATGAACACCATCGTGGGAGTCAGAGCCGTGGACAGTATTTACATTCGAGCGGCAAGAAATCTGGGAGCCAATCCTCGCGTGATGTTTTTAAAAGTGATCTTGCCAGCAGCGATGCCGTACATTTTAAGCGGCGTGCGCATCGGAATTGGTACCGGATTTATTTGTATGATCGTGGCAGAGATGATCGCGGTCAACAACGGACTTGGATATCGCATCCTGGAAGCACGCGAATACTTCTGGTCTGACAAAATTATCGCTGGCATGTTTTCTATTGGTTTATTGGGACTTGCAATCGATACCGGAGTCAGCAGACTTAATAATTATCTTTTGCGTTGGCATCGAGGTTTGGAATGA
- the odhB gene encoding 2-oxoglutarate dehydrogenase complex dihydrolipoyllysine-residue succinyltransferase, with protein sequence MKQEIKVPAVGESITEATIGSWTKKSGEFVKRNEVLMLLETDKASVEVVAENDGVLTILPGNEAGAVVKIGATVATLDTDAKPADAGSAAAPAGAKAEAAPAPSQPAPQAAAKTDASQHLSPAVQRIVTEKGLDTSSIQGTGKDGRLTKGDVLEAQPSAKAPAAAPAKAAPAPQVSAAEVMAARGPSKQGDKKVVPMTTIRKRIAEKLKEAQNTAALLTTFNEIDMSKVMELRAKYKDKFKEKYGLNLGFNGFFVKASVEALKAFPAVNALITGTDIEYHNYYNIGIAVSTEKGLMVPVVKDADMLSLAGIEMAVRDLALKGRDGKITPNDLSGGTFSITNGGVFGSLLSTPILNYPQSAILGLHKIQDRPVAIDGKVEIRPMMYVALTYDHRIIDGKEAVSFLVKIKELVEDPERLLLEV encoded by the coding sequence ATGAAACAAGAGATTAAAGTTCCCGCGGTTGGGGAATCCATCACAGAAGCAACCATCGGCAGCTGGACAAAAAAATCCGGCGAGTTCGTAAAACGCAATGAAGTTTTAATGCTTCTTGAAACTGACAAAGCCAGCGTTGAAGTCGTGGCTGAAAACGACGGTGTCTTGACTATTCTTCCAGGTAACGAAGCGGGCGCGGTTGTTAAGATCGGTGCTACTGTTGCCACTTTGGATACAGACGCAAAACCCGCGGACGCGGGCAGTGCCGCAGCACCGGCCGGTGCGAAGGCTGAAGCAGCGCCAGCTCCTTCACAACCTGCTCCCCAAGCTGCAGCAAAAACCGATGCTTCTCAACATCTATCCCCTGCAGTGCAAAGAATTGTGACTGAAAAGGGTTTGGATACTTCAAGCATCCAGGGCACTGGTAAAGACGGTCGCTTGACTAAAGGTGATGTGCTTGAAGCTCAACCTTCTGCGAAAGCTCCGGCAGCAGCTCCTGCTAAAGCAGCACCAGCTCCACAAGTTTCTGCAGCAGAAGTGATGGCCGCTCGCGGTCCTTCAAAACAAGGCGATAAAAAAGTTGTTCCAATGACAACGATCCGCAAACGTATTGCGGAAAAATTAAAAGAAGCGCAAAACACAGCGGCTCTTTTGACGACTTTCAATGAAATCGACATGAGCAAAGTGATGGAGCTTCGTGCGAAGTACAAAGACAAGTTCAAAGAGAAATATGGTTTGAACTTGGGCTTTAATGGTTTCTTTGTGAAAGCTTCTGTGGAGGCTTTAAAAGCGTTCCCTGCCGTGAATGCATTGATCACAGGAACTGACATTGAGTATCACAACTACTACAACATCGGTATCGCGGTATCGACGGAAAAAGGCTTGATGGTTCCAGTCGTAAAAGATGCAGACATGCTTTCTTTGGCAGGAATTGAAATGGCTGTTCGTGACTTGGCTTTGAAAGGCCGTGACGGAAAAATCACTCCGAATGATTTGAGTGGCGGAACATTCTCTATCACAAACGGTGGTGTGTTCGGTTCACTTCTTTCAACTCCGATCTTGAACTATCCGCAGTCTGCTATCTTGGGTCTTCATAAAATCCAAGATCGTCCGGTCGCGATTGACGGCAAAGTTGAGATTCGCCCCATGATGTACGTTGCCTTGACGTATGATCACAGAATTATCGACGGCAAAGAAGCCGTAAGTTTCTTAGTAAAAATTAAGGAACTTGTTGAAGATCCTGAGAGATTATTACTTGAGGTTTAA
- a CDS encoding MarR family winged helix-turn-helix transcriptional regulator, whose product MKDQKDSNRDYVDVFLQEWENQSGQVRYSDPSTAFLFRTLRLSALLEERLAILCNKHGITASQFQTLAALRRLSPQPLTAAQVMKYSVLTSGSVTSMIDQLQKKGLVKKIQDESDKRAVRITLTARGKDLIEPILKERLKELQSFAKKISKKEQDAVSEALKKILLFEEH is encoded by the coding sequence ATGAAAGATCAAAAAGACTCAAACCGAGATTACGTCGACGTTTTTTTACAAGAATGGGAAAACCAAAGCGGACAGGTTCGTTATTCTGACCCTTCCACGGCCTTTTTATTTCGCACCTTGCGGCTATCAGCCCTTTTAGAAGAGCGGCTTGCGATTCTTTGTAACAAGCACGGCATCACAGCCTCACAATTTCAAACTCTCGCAGCTTTACGCCGTCTTTCGCCACAACCCCTGACAGCCGCCCAAGTGATGAAATACAGTGTTCTCACCTCTGGTTCCGTGACAAGCATGATCGACCAATTACAAAAAAAGGGATTGGTTAAAAAAATCCAAGACGAATCTGATAAACGAGCCGTGCGCATCACACTCACCGCGCGCGGGAAAGACTTAATAGAACCGATTTTAAAAGAAAGACTTAAAGAGCTTCAAAGCTTCGCAAAAAAGATTTCTAAAAAAGAACAAGATGCCGTGTCAGAAGCCTTAAAGAAAATCTTGCTCTTCGAAGAACATTAA
- the lpdA gene encoding dihydrolipoyl dehydrogenase: MADTQFDVIVIGSGPGGYVGAIRAAQLGLKTAVIEKDKTFGGTCLNVGCIPSKALLESSEHFVAAQHDFAAHGVKVAKVELDLPTMMSRKDKVVKQNTEGIAFLFKKNKITPFTGMGKIVGAGKVEVKAEDGTTQVLTTKNIVIATGSAPVELPFLKFDEKRIVSNTGALALSQLPKSMIVVGGGVIGLELGSVWQRLGTKVTVIEYTNRLGGPMDQDCMNVLKKNLEKEGMTILTSTKVTGSKTLNDGVEVTYESLTDGKATSLKTDVVLVATGRKPFTNGVGCEEMGIQKDPQGRILVDTHYQTNVPGIFAIGDVITGPMLAHKAEEEGVAVAEMIAGKAGHVNYETVPGVIYTHPEIASVGITEEQAKEKGLEINVGKFPFLANGRARAKGFTEGFVKIIADKKTDRILGAHMVGPGVSELIHEVIVCMEFGGSSEDLARSFHAHPTLSEVVREAALAVEKRQRQM, encoded by the coding sequence ATGGCTGATACTCAATTTGATGTGATTGTAATTGGTTCTGGTCCCGGCGGTTATGTTGGGGCAATTCGTGCGGCTCAACTTGGACTTAAAACAGCAGTGATCGAAAAAGACAAAACTTTCGGCGGCACATGCTTGAATGTCGGCTGTATTCCTTCAAAAGCGCTTTTGGAAAGTTCTGAGCACTTTGTCGCCGCTCAACATGACTTTGCAGCTCACGGTGTGAAAGTGGCGAAGGTCGAATTGGATCTTCCAACAATGATGTCTCGCAAAGACAAGGTTGTGAAACAAAACACCGAAGGTATTGCGTTCCTTTTCAAGAAAAACAAGATCACGCCATTCACAGGAATGGGAAAAATCGTTGGAGCTGGTAAAGTTGAAGTGAAAGCCGAAGACGGCACAACTCAAGTTCTGACAACAAAGAACATCGTGATCGCGACAGGTTCTGCTCCTGTGGAACTTCCTTTCTTGAAGTTCGATGAAAAGCGCATTGTTTCTAACACAGGCGCCTTGGCTCTTTCACAGCTTCCGAAATCCATGATTGTTGTTGGTGGTGGCGTTATCGGTCTTGAGTTGGGCTCTGTATGGCAACGTCTTGGAACGAAAGTGACCGTGATCGAGTACACAAATCGCCTTGGCGGTCCTATGGATCAAGACTGCATGAACGTGCTTAAGAAGAATCTTGAAAAAGAAGGCATGACGATCCTCACTTCTACAAAAGTGACAGGCTCTAAAACTTTGAATGACGGTGTTGAAGTTACTTACGAATCTTTGACGGATGGAAAAGCGACTTCTTTGAAAACCGATGTTGTTCTTGTAGCGACAGGTCGTAAGCCATTCACAAATGGCGTGGGCTGCGAAGAGATGGGCATTCAAAAAGACCCTCAAGGTCGCATTCTCGTCGATACTCACTATCAAACAAATGTTCCTGGTATCTTTGCGATTGGTGACGTTATCACAGGCCCAATGCTTGCGCATAAAGCGGAAGAAGAAGGTGTGGCTGTTGCAGAAATGATCGCAGGTAAAGCAGGACATGTGAACTATGAAACAGTTCCGGGCGTGATCTACACTCATCCTGAAATTGCTTCTGTGGGTATCACGGAAGAACAAGCGAAAGAAAAAGGTCTTGAGATCAACGTCGGTAAATTCCCATTCTTGGCAAATGGTCGCGCCAGAGCGAAAGGTTTCACAGAAGGTTTTGTGAAAATCATCGCGGATAAAAAAACGGACCGCATCTTGGGCGCTCACATGGTGGGACCTGGTGTTTCTGAATTGATCCACGAAGTGATCGTGTGCATGGAATTCGGCGGTAGCAGTGAAGATCTTGCAAGATCTTTCCACGCGCATCCGACTCTCAGTGAAGTTGTTCGCGAAGCGGCTTTGGCCGTTGAAAAACGTCAAAGACAAATGTAA
- a CDS encoding ABC transporter ATP-binding protein: MSETTQIEIDHVHKVFYGEGKDVVALRDIDFNISAGQFVCLLGPSGCGKSTLLNAIAGFSLPTQGEIRVDGKVVLLPGPDRGMVFQEYALFPWMTVAENITFGLKIKKENSQKIENKLNELLKMLKLTDFRDRFPKDLSGGMRQRVAIARVLALDSPIMLMDEPFGALDALTRRSLQDELLKLWSELKKTIVFVTHSIEESIYLSDRIIVMSYRPGTVKKDIHVELPRPRNPASPDFNDLKREISQLVMEEQNRFEQAQLQGSTGD, from the coding sequence ATGAGCGAAACCACGCAAATTGAAATCGATCATGTCCACAAAGTTTTTTACGGCGAAGGCAAAGACGTTGTCGCTCTTCGTGATATCGACTTTAATATTTCAGCAGGACAGTTTGTGTGTTTATTGGGACCTTCTGGATGCGGGAAGAGCACGCTTCTTAATGCCATCGCGGGATTTTCTTTACCCACACAAGGTGAAATTCGCGTTGATGGAAAAGTGGTCTTATTGCCGGGCCCTGATCGCGGCATGGTCTTTCAAGAGTACGCGCTCTTTCCTTGGATGACTGTGGCTGAGAACATCACGTTTGGTTTAAAAATTAAAAAAGAAAATTCTCAGAAGATTGAAAACAAACTGAATGAATTATTGAAAATGCTCAAGCTCACGGATTTCCGGGACCGCTTTCCGAAAGATCTTTCGGGAGGGATGAGACAACGGGTCGCTATCGCCAGAGTTTTGGCTTTGGATTCTCCGATCATGTTGATGGATGAACCTTTTGGCGCGTTGGATGCATTGACTCGGCGAAGTCTGCAAGATGAATTGCTAAAGCTTTGGAGTGAACTTAAAAAGACGATAGTCTTTGTTACGCACTCGATTGAAGAATCGATTTATTTATCAGATCGAATCATCGTGATGAGTTACCGTCCAGGCACCGTAAAAAAAGATATTCACGTCGAGCTTCCGCGCCCCCGCAATCCGGCGTCTCCGGATTTTAATGATTTAAAAAGAGAAATTTCGCAACTTGTGATGGAAGAACAAAACCGCTTTGAACAAGCGCAGCTTCAAGGTTCTACCGGCGACTAA
- a CDS encoding sialidase family protein: protein MKTFLERLLFTLLVPFLVNCQLDAHLQSSLSIPSLATPPLPLAKSSVYSGESISLQTLFATDEYTNYVISSPDGYYDSASDSLVIPKNLSSKTTELILTSADGETKKVTVNILGLDESFVMETPQTYGDQNYPTSGTKLSDGTLLIGTIIVDSAGGWEWTVVQRSSDNGITWNVADHYRPYNEGEAHILAMSSHLNSAYSCGYQWDSDNYDAIHWYVRRSTDSGLTWTSADVDTELDIESLCQSTATSPSTGYVYAAGYDSRGPGNTNRWVLKESKDQGQTWSIIYTQDVNTYNAQILHVRVAPDNTIWFIAQNASGKAVLYKGTFATSWSFADMNVDLGNVATSNYQGYGELQIINNTTAYLSSNFGSYSWNIKRTTDGGVTWAEIYNYGSMSTKVGEVEVLGDGTIVSIGTYYPPGWPAPNPEIKIVRSTDGGNTWSTSTLKSGSYVNGCLLFPGTGNGVHAIASFYYYALNFYSTDSGATWSERDFIAYTEKFYNEITKLLVLPSGGYLSVGWLSSLSKSNDNNPWFTGISSDKGKTWSTADLFVDPTRTFSTVDAAYDNLGNIYVLGKSESSALVRKSSDGGQTWTYVEQYTHPTYPSQPFQWSTNGRLVADQNNNLYYGAFYGYSSNGFVEIRKGSSGGTTWNTVSTFPQNTSNTIFGMDDFKVDKNNVLWLSGRESNPASERILYKSVDGGVTWNEVRRESNTTSNPYEEIAFDSNGNIYLRQQTRIQKSVDGGSTWTTIMDSTYAPKSLLITTNNKIFVLTSDDKILKLGNDGSWLLINDQVPLITAQGHNYIYSYEYSSVALYQLDSDTIGVQTHYAEAKVGYVDFIKTIKISD, encoded by the coding sequence GTGAAAACTTTTTTGGAACGTCTTCTCTTCACATTGCTCGTACCGTTTTTGGTGAATTGCCAACTCGACGCCCATTTGCAAAGTTCTCTTTCAATTCCTTCATTGGCAACGCCGCCTCTTCCCTTAGCAAAGTCTTCCGTGTATTCAGGAGAGTCCATTTCATTGCAGACTCTTTTTGCAACCGACGAATATACCAATTACGTCATCTCAAGTCCTGATGGATACTATGATTCGGCCAGCGACTCTTTAGTCATTCCCAAAAATCTAAGTAGCAAAACCACCGAACTTATTTTGACCTCTGCCGATGGAGAAACAAAGAAAGTCACGGTAAACATATTAGGCCTTGATGAATCTTTTGTGATGGAAACTCCGCAAACTTATGGAGATCAAAATTATCCAACTTCAGGCACAAAACTTTCAGATGGAACTTTATTGATTGGAACCATCATTGTCGATTCCGCAGGAGGTTGGGAGTGGACCGTCGTTCAACGCAGCTCTGATAACGGAATTACTTGGAATGTGGCCGATCACTATCGGCCCTACAACGAGGGCGAGGCCCACATCTTGGCTATGTCCAGTCATTTAAACTCCGCTTATTCATGCGGATACCAATGGGATTCTGATAATTACGATGCTATTCATTGGTATGTCAGGCGATCAACCGACAGTGGGCTCACATGGACGTCAGCCGATGTAGATACAGAGTTAGATATCGAAAGTTTATGCCAATCCACTGCGACGTCACCTTCTACGGGATATGTTTACGCCGCTGGGTACGATTCCCGAGGCCCCGGCAACACCAATCGTTGGGTTCTCAAAGAAAGTAAGGATCAGGGGCAAACTTGGTCCATCATCTACACTCAAGATGTAAACACCTATAATGCCCAAATCCTGCATGTGCGAGTGGCTCCTGATAACACTATTTGGTTCATTGCTCAAAACGCTTCTGGTAAAGCCGTTTTATATAAAGGGACTTTTGCAACATCATGGTCATTTGCAGACATGAACGTGGATTTAGGCAACGTGGCGACTTCTAATTATCAAGGTTACGGCGAGCTGCAAATCATCAACAATACAACGGCCTATCTTTCTTCAAATTTTGGAAGCTACAGTTGGAACATCAAACGGACTACCGATGGTGGCGTGACCTGGGCAGAAATCTACAACTACGGTTCCATGTCAACTAAGGTCGGCGAAGTTGAAGTTTTAGGCGACGGCACAATAGTTTCCATAGGCACCTACTATCCTCCCGGTTGGCCTGCTCCTAATCCAGAAATAAAAATAGTCCGCAGCACAGATGGCGGGAATACATGGTCCACGTCAACACTGAAGTCAGGAAGCTACGTTAACGGCTGCCTCCTATTTCCAGGAACAGGCAATGGCGTTCATGCAATAGCCAGCTTCTATTACTATGCTCTCAACTTTTATTCGACTGACAGTGGTGCCACGTGGTCAGAAAGAGACTTCATTGCTTATACCGAAAAATTTTATAATGAAATCACTAAGCTCCTTGTCCTCCCGTCGGGTGGCTACCTCAGCGTTGGCTGGCTGAGTTCTTTATCAAAATCCAACGACAATAATCCTTGGTTCACGGGAATCAGCTCCGACAAAGGAAAAACATGGAGTACCGCGGATCTGTTCGTAGACCCTACCCGCACATTCTCAACGGTCGATGCCGCTTACGACAACCTTGGAAACATCTATGTCCTGGGTAAGTCAGAATCCTCGGCACTTGTTCGCAAAAGTTCAGACGGCGGGCAAACTTGGACCTACGTTGAACAATACACTCATCCAACCTATCCATCGCAGCCTTTCCAATGGTCTACAAATGGACGTCTCGTCGCGGATCAGAATAATAATTTATATTATGGTGCATTTTATGGATATTCTTCCAACGGCTTTGTCGAAATACGAAAAGGCTCATCCGGAGGAACAACGTGGAATACTGTAAGCACATTTCCCCAGAATACCAGCAATACAATTTTTGGTATGGATGATTTTAAAGTCGATAAGAACAATGTCTTATGGCTCTCGGGACGGGAGTCCAATCCGGCCTCGGAAAGAATTCTCTACAAATCCGTCGATGGCGGAGTTACTTGGAATGAGGTCCGTCGAGAGTCCAATACCACCTCGAATCCTTATGAGGAAATCGCTTTTGACTCAAATGGAAATATCTATTTAAGGCAACAAACACGGATTCAAAAAAGTGTGGATGGAGGTTCAACTTGGACGACCATCATGGATTCTACCTACGCGCCGAAAAGTCTTTTGATTACGACAAATAATAAAATTTTTGTTTTAACTTCCGACGATAAGATACTGAAGCTAGGCAATGACGGAAGTTGGTTACTGATTAACGATCAGGTGCCTTTAATAACCGCTCAAGGGCATAATTACATATATTCCTATGAATACAGTTCAGTCGCCTTATATCAACTTGATTCGGATACTATCGGCGTCCAAACCCATTACGCTGAGGCGAAAGTTGGTTATGTCGACTTTATCAAGACCATCAAGATATCCGACTAA